From one Phocaeicola salanitronis DSM 18170 genomic stretch:
- a CDS encoding HlyD family secretion protein, whose protein sequence is MTERTQRSNITLAFITLVGVVVIVSVIGFFTFRKGTEIIQGQAEATEYRVSSKVPGRILKFFVSEGDQVREGDTLAILEAPDVVAKLSQAQALEQAAQALSEKAEKGTRAEKLQEAYEMWQKAKAGKEIAEKSYQRVNRLYEAGVVSAQKRDEAKAQYDAMTATERAAEAQYTMAQNGTQREDKLMAQAKVRQAEGAVAEVSSYISETYLTASADGEVTEIFPKVGELVGTGAPIMNVAQLDDMWVTFNVREDYLKDFHVGGEISAFIPALEKDATFKVTYMKDLGTYAAWKATKTTGGFDLKTFEIKAKPVQPVENLRPGMSAIVKGLE, encoded by the coding sequence ATGACAGAAAGAACGCAACGCAGCAACATTACGCTGGCATTCATTACCCTGGTAGGGGTGGTTGTAATAGTCAGTGTCATCGGCTTTTTCACTTTCCGGAAAGGAACGGAAATCATTCAGGGACAAGCCGAAGCGACCGAATACCGGGTGTCGAGCAAGGTGCCCGGACGTATCCTGAAATTCTTTGTAAGCGAGGGTGACCAGGTGAGGGAAGGCGATACGCTTGCCATCCTCGAAGCGCCCGATGTGGTGGCAAAGCTCTCGCAGGCACAGGCATTGGAACAGGCGGCTCAGGCTCTGAGCGAGAAAGCCGAAAAAGGCACGCGTGCCGAGAAGCTTCAGGAGGCATACGAGATGTGGCAGAAAGCGAAAGCCGGAAAAGAAATTGCGGAGAAATCTTACCAGCGTGTGAACCGCCTGTACGAAGCGGGCGTAGTGTCGGCGCAGAAGCGCGACGAGGCAAAAGCGCAATATGACGCCATGACAGCTACCGAACGGGCGGCGGAAGCCCAATACACCATGGCGCAAAACGGGACGCAACGGGAAGACAAACTCATGGCGCAAGCCAAGGTAAGGCAAGCCGAAGGTGCTGTGGCGGAAGTCAGTTCCTACATCAGCGAAACGTATCTCACGGCATCTGCCGATGGAGAAGTGACGGAGATATTCCCTAAGGTAGGCGAACTGGTGGGCACCGGAGCACCCATCATGAATGTAGCCCAACTGGATGACATGTGGGTGACGTTTAACGTGCGTGAAGACTATCTGAAAGATTTCCACGTAGGGGGCGAGATTTCGGCGTTTATCCCGGCATTGGAAAAAGACGCCACATTTAAAGTGACCTATATGAAAGACTTAGGCACTTATGCCGCATGGAAAGCGACCAAGACCACCGGCGGTTTCGACCTGAAGACATTCGAAATTAAAGCCAAGCCCGTACAGCCGGTGGAGAACCTGCGGCCGGGCATGTCGGCGATAGTCAAAGGGTTGGAATGA
- a CDS encoding ABC transporter permease: protein MQYTTIHKRLYRIAVRELRHIATRPIYLFCMVIAPVFCYVFFTTLMANGLPTNMPAGVVDMDNTATTRSIIRNLDAFQQTHVTARYANFHEARKAVQRGEIYAFYYIPEGTTEEAISGRQPRVSFYINYAYLIAGSLLYRDQRTMSELASGAIGQSTLLAKGATEKQAMAFLQPVVIDTHALNNPWLNYSVYLCNTLLPGILMLLIFLTTSYALGMELKENTAHVLMRLADNSIGTALVGKLLPHTVIFFIVTVFYNVYLYGFLHYPCNSGIFPMLLAGLLLVLASQAVGIFFFGMFGTLRLALSVASLWGVISFSISGFTFPVMAMHPVLQGLAVLFPLRHYFLIYVNLALNGYPLVYVWQPIVALLLFLLLPFFVLKKLRTEMLHYVYIP, encoded by the coding sequence ATGCAATACACAACCATTCATAAACGCCTGTACCGTATAGCCGTACGCGAACTGCGGCACATCGCGACCCGGCCGATTTACCTCTTCTGCATGGTAATAGCACCGGTATTCTGCTACGTGTTCTTTACCACGCTGATGGCAAACGGCTTGCCTACAAACATGCCCGCAGGTGTTGTGGATATGGACAATACGGCAACTACGCGAAGCATCATCCGCAATTTGGATGCATTCCAGCAAACGCATGTCACGGCTCGTTATGCAAATTTCCACGAAGCACGCAAGGCGGTCCAGCGTGGCGAGATTTATGCTTTTTATTACATACCCGAAGGCACCACCGAGGAAGCCATCTCCGGAAGGCAGCCCCGCGTGTCGTTTTACATCAATTACGCGTACCTCATCGCAGGGTCGTTGCTGTACCGCGACCAGCGCACGATGTCGGAACTTGCTTCGGGTGCCATCGGGCAGAGCACGCTTTTAGCCAAGGGGGCTACCGAAAAGCAGGCAATGGCGTTTCTCCAGCCCGTCGTTATTGACACCCATGCGTTGAACAATCCGTGGCTGAATTATTCGGTGTATTTATGCAATACCTTATTGCCGGGCATCCTGATGTTGCTCATTTTCCTGACCACCTCGTATGCGTTAGGCATGGAACTGAAGGAAAATACGGCACACGTTCTGATGCGTTTGGCAGACAATTCCATCGGCACGGCATTGGTAGGGAAACTCTTGCCGCATACGGTTATCTTCTTTATCGTGACCGTATTCTATAATGTCTATCTGTACGGGTTCTTGCATTATCCTTGCAATAGCGGCATTTTCCCGATGCTTCTTGCGGGATTGTTGCTGGTGCTGGCTTCGCAGGCGGTCGGCATCTTTTTCTTTGGCATGTTCGGCACCCTCCGCCTTGCCTTGAGTGTGGCTTCGTTATGGGGAGTCATTTCATTTTCCATCTCCGGCTTTACCTTTCCGGTCATGGCGATGCATCCCGTCTTGCAAGGGCTGGCGGTTTTATTCCCCTTACGGCATTATTTCCTGATATATGTAAACCTTGCCTTAAACGGTTATCCGCTCGTCTACGTATGGCAACCCATAGTGGCGCTTTTGCTTTTCCTGCTTCTTCCGTTCTTTGTGCTGAAGAAGTTGCGCACGGAAATGTTGCACTATGTATATATCCCCTAA
- a CDS encoding ABC transporter permease, with protein MKKYSFRHTIKQGIAGLFHICKEELKMTVKDQGVLIFFLLVPLAYPLVYAFIYTNEVVREVPVAVVDADRSSVSREYLRRVDGGPDVRIVSYCSDMEEARLLLKKQKIYGVVYVPEGFSRDLASGEQAHVSIFADMSGMLYYKALLLANTEASLEMNKDIQIRRAGNTTRRQDEITVRPIDYEAVSLYNPQDGFASFLIPAVLILIIQQTLLLGIGLSAGTARENNRFRDLVPMVRHYQGAIRIIFGKSLAYLLVYLAVAAYILCAVPKMFRLVFLASPDTLAAFVLPYLLACIFFAMACSCLIRRREDCMMIFVFTSLPLLFISGISWPGAAIPDFWKAVSWIFPSTFGINGYIRIQTMGATLNDVLPEYRALWMQAGIYFLLTFFLYRREILLSRKHALKRLHEFRKKRQAVLR; from the coding sequence ATGAAAAAATATTCGTTCAGACATACTATAAAGCAGGGCATCGCCGGATTGTTCCATATCTGTAAGGAAGAGCTGAAGATGACCGTCAAAGACCAGGGCGTACTGATTTTTTTCCTCCTTGTGCCTTTGGCGTATCCGCTGGTCTATGCATTCATCTATACCAATGAAGTTGTGCGTGAAGTGCCCGTGGCTGTGGTCGATGCCGACCGTTCTTCCGTGAGCCGCGAATACCTCCGCCGGGTAGACGGAGGTCCGGATGTCCGTATCGTGTCTTATTGTTCCGATATGGAAGAAGCCCGGCTTTTGCTGAAAAAGCAAAAAATATACGGCGTGGTTTATGTTCCCGAAGGTTTTAGCCGCGACTTGGCTTCGGGAGAGCAGGCGCATGTTTCCATCTTTGCCGACATGAGCGGCATGCTTTATTATAAGGCGCTTTTGCTTGCCAATACCGAGGCTTCGCTGGAGATGAACAAGGATATCCAAATCCGGCGTGCGGGCAATACCACCAGGCGGCAGGATGAGATTACGGTCCGCCCGATAGATTACGAAGCGGTATCGCTCTATAATCCGCAGGACGGATTCGCCAGCTTTCTTATCCCTGCCGTGCTTATCCTGATTATCCAGCAGACCTTATTGCTCGGGATAGGTCTGTCGGCGGGTACGGCGCGCGAGAACAACCGTTTCCGGGATTTGGTGCCCATGGTACGCCATTATCAGGGTGCCATCCGCATTATTTTCGGGAAGTCCTTGGCTTATCTTTTGGTCTATCTTGCCGTGGCGGCATATATCCTTTGTGCGGTGCCCAAGATGTTCCGGCTGGTCTTTCTTGCTTCGCCGGATACATTGGCGGCCTTTGTCCTGCCCTACCTGCTGGCATGCATTTTCTTTGCCATGGCATGTTCGTGTCTCATCCGGAGGCGTGAAGACTGCATGATGATATTCGTGTTCACATCGTTGCCTTTGTTGTTCATCTCAGGCATTTCATGGCCCGGAGCGGCAATCCCGGATTTCTGGAAAGCGGTGTCGTGGATATTCCCTTCTACTTTCGGCATCAACGGATATATCCGCATACAGACGATGGGAGCCACACTGAACGATGTCTTGCCCGAATACCGGGCATTATGGATGCAGGCAGGCATTTATTTCCTTCTCACATTCTTCCTCTACCGGAGGGAAATCCTGTTGAGCCGGAAACATGCCTTAAAACGCTTGCATGAGTTCCGGAAGAAGCGGCAGGCGGTGTTGCGGTAA
- a CDS encoding ORF6N domain-containing protein → MDKNNGLSERAERILQRTVNLFEQVRQKIILIRDCQVILDVDVAELYGVRTKEVNQAVRNNPEKFPSGYVLELDKQEFTDLRSNILTANLSPKTRVLPKAFTEKGLYMLATILKSPQATQATLAIIETFASVRQLKRELHALHGETDGKSQQSKMQHIGEMLSSIVMPDLETSETESSLELNFLIGKIKHTVKRVKRQNDADHTEVE, encoded by the coding sequence ATGGATAAAAACAACGGTTTAAGCGAAAGGGCAGAACGCATCCTTCAGCGTACAGTCAATCTATTTGAACAGGTACGGCAAAAAATCATCCTGATTAGAGATTGTCAGGTGATATTAGACGTGGATGTTGCAGAATTATATGGGGTGAGGACAAAAGAAGTCAATCAAGCTGTGCGTAACAATCCGGAGAAGTTTCCGAGTGGATACGTACTTGAGCTTGACAAACAGGAATTTACAGATTTGCGGTCAAATATTTTGACCGCAAATCTATCACCCAAGACCCGTGTCCTCCCCAAAGCGTTCACGGAGAAAGGATTGTATATGCTTGCCACTATCCTGAAAAGTCCGCAAGCTACGCAAGCCACCCTTGCTATCATAGAGACATTTGCCTCTGTGCGCCAGCTCAAGCGTGAATTGCATGCCTTACACGGTGAAACGGATGGCAAGTCGCAGCAATCCAAGATGCAACACATTGGAGAAATGCTTTCAAGCATAGTCATGCCTGACCTGGAAACATCCGAAACAGAATCAAGCCTTGAACTCAATTTCCTGATAGGCAAAATCAAGCATACGGTAAAACGGGTGAAAAGGCAAAATGATGCAGACCATACCGAAGTGGAATGA